In Actinomadura citrea, a single window of DNA contains:
- a CDS encoding FmdB family zinc ribbon protein, with protein sequence MPRYDYRCRACGSTFEVSRPMINASDPAPCPDGHDDTVKLLSTVAVTGTSRGGAPQPPPSAGGGCCGGGCCS encoded by the coding sequence GTGCCTCGCTATGACTACCGCTGCCGCGCGTGCGGGTCGACCTTCGAGGTCTCCCGCCCGATGATCAATGCGTCCGACCCGGCCCCGTGCCCGGACGGCCACGACGACACCGTCAAGCTCCTGTCCACCGTCGCCGTCACCGGCACGTCCCGCGGCGGGGCGCCCCAGCCCCCGCCGAGCGCGGGCGGAGGCTGCTGCGGCGGAGGATGCTGCTCCTGA
- a CDS encoding HNH endonuclease codes for MRQVLLLNATYEPLTTLPLRRAVCLVLREKAEIVHHDTSGAVLHAATMTVEVPSVIRLRRYVRIPFRTRVPLTRAALMRRDNFRCVYCGRRAETIDHVHPRSRGGKHVWENCVASCMACNHGKADRLLSELGWTLSVTPAVPRGAHWRLIGLVHDGDPQWAPYVTEPAA; via the coding sequence ATGCGACAGGTCCTCCTCCTGAACGCGACGTACGAACCCCTCACCACGCTGCCTCTGCGAAGAGCGGTCTGCCTCGTGCTCCGCGAGAAGGCGGAGATCGTCCATCACGACACCTCGGGTGCCGTGCTCCACGCGGCGACGATGACGGTCGAGGTGCCGTCCGTCATCCGGCTCCGCCGCTACGTCCGCATCCCGTTCCGCACCCGCGTGCCCCTGACCCGCGCGGCACTGATGCGCCGCGACAACTTCCGCTGCGTCTACTGCGGCCGCCGCGCCGAGACGATCGACCACGTCCATCCGCGCAGCCGCGGCGGCAAGCACGTCTGGGAGAACTGCGTGGCCTCCTGCATGGCGTGCAACCACGGCAAGGCCGACCGCCTGCTGTCGGAGCTGGGCTGGACGCTCAGCGTCACCCCGGCCGTTCCGAGGGGCGCGCACTGGCGGCTCATCGGCCTCGTCCACGACGGCGATCCCCAGTGGGCCCCCTATGTCACCGAGCCCGCCGCCTGA